In bacterium, the following proteins share a genomic window:
- a CDS encoding type II secretion system F family protein: MQIIELLILGLTFLAVFILAQAGYQTFKKGIKQYEKKVAAGTEKELDEMFVFIPAEKIAYFSILGVLVMTMVGYLLSHSLLICLAFGAVGFSLPRIYLRQLKKNRKKKFDIQLTGALTTVSNSLKAGLSLQQALDFLIKESEAPLSQEFSLVIRSAKLGVSMEEALERLGKRMPSEQMELVVTSINISRQLGGNLSEIFDRIANTIRERDKMHGKIAALTSQGKMQGLVVGLLPIGLGIIMYFLDPATMKIMFTSAIGWAFLVTVVFLELIGGFLIYKIVNIDV, translated from the coding sequence ATGCAGATAATTGAGCTATTAATACTTGGGCTTACATTTTTAGCAGTGTTTATACTGGCGCAGGCAGGTTATCAGACTTTTAAGAAAGGAATTAAACAGTATGAAAAGAAAGTAGCTGCAGGAACTGAAAAAGAGCTGGATGAGATGTTTGTTTTTATTCCAGCAGAAAAGATTGCCTATTTTAGTATTCTTGGTGTTCTAGTTATGACAATGGTTGGTTACTTACTCAGTCATAGTTTGCTAATATGCTTAGCATTTGGAGCTGTTGGATTCTCTCTGCCAAGAATTTACCTCAGACAGTTAAAGAAGAATCGCAAGAAAAAGTTTGATATTCAATTAACAGGGGCTTTAACAACAGTGTCAAATTCTCTTAAGGCAGGTTTAAGTCTGCAACAAGCACTGGATTTTTTAATTAAGGAATCTGAGGCTCCTTTGTCTCAGGAATTTAGTCTGGTTATCCGGTCTGCTAAGTTAGGGGTTTCAATGGAAGAAGCGTTGGAAAGATTGGGAAAGAGAATGCCCAGTGAACAAATGGAATTGGTTGTCACCTCAATTAATATCTCCAGGCAATTAGGGGGTAATCTTTCTGAGATATTTGACAGAATTGCAAACACAATAAGGGAGAGAGATAAAATGCATGGTAAGATTGCTGCGCTTACGTCTCAGGGCAAGATGCAGGGATTGGTAGTAGGCTTGCTTCCTATAGGGCTTGGCATAATAATGTATTTTCTGGATCCGGCAACAATGAAGATAATGTTTACTTCTGCTATTGGCTGGGCGTTTCTTGTAACTGTGGTTTTCCTGGAGCTAATAGGTGGATTCCTGATTTATAAAATTGTTAATATTGATGTGTAA
- a CDS encoding type II secretion system F family protein — protein MFNILVLIIIYSFFFIAFYLIGAGILSLFEKKEEEAIDLDMLGQLEKKREKFMHTYPLYRFLMPWVGKLAKLHKRFGLKEYQNNITQKLTSAGNPGAISALEFLAIKELLLIFAPIVGLLILKMLSIEIAWYHIILFMLAYFYPDQWLKDQIKKRHKGIWRGLPYSLDLITLSVEAGLDFSAAINKVVDKMKAGPLVEELFHMQQQIKLGSTRRDALKAMADRVNMPDLSAICTSLIQADQLGTSLGPILRVLSDQMRTKRMQIAEKTAMQAPVKMLLPLVGFIFPAVFVMLFGPIIIKLLQGGF, from the coding sequence ATGTTTAATATATTAGTTTTAATAATAATTTACAGCTTTTTCTTTATTGCTTTCTATTTAATAGGAGCAGGAATACTCTCATTATTTGAGAAAAAGGAAGAGGAGGCAATAGATCTGGATATGTTAGGTCAGCTTGAGAAAAAAAGAGAAAAATTTATGCATACCTATCCATTATATCGCTTCTTAATGCCATGGGTCGGGAAACTAGCGAAATTGCACAAGCGGTTTGGGCTTAAAGAATACCAGAATAATATCACGCAAAAACTAACCTCAGCTGGAAATCCAGGAGCTATAAGCGCTCTAGAATTTTTGGCTATAAAAGAATTACTATTAATATTTGCGCCAATCGTCGGGCTTTTAATACTTAAGATGCTGTCTATTGAAATTGCATGGTATCATATTATCCTGTTCATGCTTGCTTATTTCTATCCTGATCAATGGTTGAAGGATCAGATTAAGAAAAGACATAAAGGGATCTGGAGAGGCCTTCCTTACAGCCTGGACTTGATAACTCTTTCAGTAGAGGCGGGATTGGATTTTTCAGCAGCTATTAATAAAGTGGTTGACAAGATGAAAGCAGGCCCGCTTGTAGAGGAGCTTTTTCACATGCAGCAGCAGATTAAGCTTGGTTCAACAAGGCGCGACGCTTTAAAAGCAATGGCAGACAGAGTTAATATGCCGGATCTTTCTGCTATTTGCACATCGCTTATACAGGCAGATCAACTGGGAACAAGTCTTGGGCCTATACTCAGGGTCTTATCTGATCAGATGCGGACCAAGAGGATGCAGATAGCAGAGAAAACAGCAATGCAGGCGCCGGTAAAAATGCTGCTGCCCCTTGTAGGATTTATCTTTCCGGCAGTTTTTGTAATGCTCTTTGGCCCTATCATTATAAAGCTTTTGCAGGGTGGATTCTAG
- a CDS encoding DUF192 domain-containing protein, producing the protein MVSFGNNQILGQGVVVADTWQMRTKGLIGRSKLDSGEGLLIKNCKAIHTWFMRFPIDVVFMDKNSCVVKTISQLKPFRLAFGGRSAQHVLELSSGAISSAQVRIGDMVNAKI; encoded by the coding sequence GTGGTCAGTTTTGGCAATAATCAGATTTTAGGACAAGGTGTGGTGGTTGCAGATACGTGGCAGATGAGAACCAAGGGGCTAATTGGACGTAGTAAACTAGATTCTGGAGAGGGTTTGCTGATTAAAAACTGTAAAGCCATACATACATGGTTTATGAGGTTCCCGATTGATGTGGTTTTTATGGATAAGAATTCTTGTGTTGTAAAGACTATATCTCAGTTAAAACCATTTCGGCTGGCTTTTGGAGGAAGAAGCGCGCAGCATGTGCTGGAACTTTCCTCTGGCGCTATCAGCAGCGCTCAGGTTCGTATAGGAGATATGGTCAATGCCAAGATATAA
- a CDS encoding DUF1016 family protein encodes MNGKESQGIYDRIRKIIENARGNIERVVNTEMVIAYWQIGREIVEEEQKGKSRADYGKAMLKKLSAKLTADFGKGFDESNLRNIRIFYLTYPKCDALRHELSWTHYRILMRVEKLEARSFYEIECIKNNWSVRELERQKGSLLFERLALSKDKKGLIKLARKGQELQTYEDMIKDPYILEFTGLLPQSKLYESKLEQALIDNLSKFLLELGKGFTFVARQKRISLDGDHFYIDLVFYNMILKCYVIIDLKIGKLVHQDIGQMQMYVNFYDRKIKQKDDNPTVGLVLCEDKKDAVVRYTLPKGNRQIFASRYKLYLPTEEELIRELKRERFLLGL; translated from the coding sequence ATGAATGGCAAAGAATCCCAGGGGATATATGATCGAATACGAAAAATTATTGAAAATGCGCGCGGAAATATTGAGCGTGTTGTTAACACAGAAATGGTTATAGCGTATTGGCAGATTGGAAGAGAAATTGTGGAAGAAGAACAGAAAGGGAAATCACGTGCCGATTATGGCAAGGCGATGTTAAAAAAACTTTCCGCAAAGCTCACTGCTGACTTTGGTAAAGGGTTCGATGAATCAAATCTCCGGAATATTCGGATTTTCTATCTGACCTATCCAAAATGTGACGCACTGCGTCACGAATTGAGCTGGACGCATTACCGTATTCTGATGCGGGTTGAAAAACTGGAAGCCAGATCTTTCTATGAGATTGAATGTATCAAGAATAATTGGTCAGTTCGGGAGCTTGAGCGTCAGAAAGGATCGCTTCTTTTTGAGAGGCTCGCTTTGAGCAAAGACAAGAAAGGCCTTATAAAATTAGCTCGAAAAGGACAGGAATTGCAGACATATGAAGATATGATTAAAGATCCATATATTCTTGAATTTACTGGTTTATTACCTCAATCAAAGCTGTATGAAAGTAAATTAGAGCAGGCTTTAATTGATAATCTGTCAAAATTTCTGCTTGAATTAGGAAAAGGTTTTACTTTTGTGGCCAGGCAAAAGCGAATTTCCTTAGATGGAGACCATTTTTACATTGACCTTGTATTTTATAATATGATTTTGAAGTGCTACGTCATTATTGATTTAAAAATCGGCAAGCTTGTTCACCAGGATATTGGACAGATGCAGATGTATGTGAATTTTTATGATCGCAAAATTAAGCAGAAGGACGATAATCCGACAGTCGGGCTTGTTTTATGTGAAGATAAGAAAGATGCAGTTGTTCGATATACTCTTCCAAAGGGAAATAGGCAGATATTCGCTTCAAGATACAAATTATATCTGCCTACGGAAGAAGAACTAATAAGAGAACTAAAAAGAGAACGGTTTTTGCTGGGACTGTAA
- a CDS encoding site-specific DNA-methyltransferase, with the protein MLKKDFQNWSKEKLLHEYKELSKRKKFGIVWENKTEKVAEQCKTSLPVLKEEKTKSFSTDKNGINHIFIEGDNYHALSVLSYTHKKKIDLIFIDPPYNTGNKSWRYNNDYVEKEDRFRHSKWLSFMSKRLRLARNLLKENGIIVVTIDDYELFTLGLLMDEIFFENNKIGVLAVESNPRGRTTNKFFATSHEYWLIYAKNINVASIENVPLTEEQKKSFNLGDDVSSYRLLPFRRSGGLSTPEERPNSHYPIFYNEKTGKIDIEPFKNAIKILPIDSSGRKRVWRQTRPSLMEAVGRGDIVIKKNSKGYVVYMKDRIKEGRKPKTIWINPKYDASSHGTVLLDKILNRRKAFDYPKSLYAVLDALSVLVANKKEAIILDFFAGSGTTGHAVLELNKNDGGKRQFILCTDNQDNNGNGTGGIAESVCYPRIKKIIEGYKDPLGNVVTGLGGNLRYYSGELAGNIKTDNDKRVLTSRSTEMLCLAEATFDEIANKKGLFAIYENQKQMTGIVFDEDAIDDFKSEVKKYKKTFVIYVFSYDHTYNEEDFEDLDNLKVVKPIPEVILNVYRKIYKELYKPRNL; encoded by the coding sequence ATGTTGAAAAAAGATTTTCAAAACTGGTCAAAAGAAAAATTACTCCATGAATACAAGGAGCTTTCAAAGCGTAAAAAGTTTGGCATTGTTTGGGAAAATAAAACCGAGAAAGTTGCGGAACAATGCAAAACATCTTTACCAGTTTTGAAGGAAGAGAAAACAAAATCATTCTCAACCGACAAGAACGGAATAAATCATATTTTCATTGAAGGCGATAATTATCACGCTTTATCTGTTTTGAGCTATACCCACAAGAAAAAGATTGATTTGATTTTTATTGATCCGCCATATAACACTGGCAATAAAAGCTGGCGATATAACAATGACTATGTAGAGAAAGAAGACCGTTTCAGACATAGCAAATGGCTATCGTTCATGAGCAAACGGCTTAGACTTGCTCGTAATTTATTAAAAGAGAATGGAATAATTGTTGTTACGATTGATGATTATGAATTGTTCACTCTTGGTTTATTGATGGACGAAATCTTTTTTGAAAATAACAAGATTGGAGTTTTGGCTGTTGAAAGCAACCCACGCGGAAGAACAACTAATAAATTTTTTGCGACAAGTCATGAATACTGGTTAATTTACGCAAAAAATATAAATGTTGCTTCTATTGAAAATGTGCCTCTCACAGAAGAACAAAAGAAATCGTTTAATCTTGGAGATGACGTTTCGTCATATCGACTTTTGCCATTCAGGAGAAGTGGCGGTTTGTCCACTCCCGAAGAAAGGCCAAATTCTCACTACCCAATATTTTACAACGAGAAAACTGGGAAAATAGACATTGAGCCGTTCAAAAATGCCATAAAGATATTGCCAATTGATAGCTCCGGTAGAAAGCGCGTTTGGAGACAAACAAGACCATCGTTAATGGAAGCGGTCGGGCGTGGAGATATAGTTATTAAAAAAAATAGCAAGGGCTATGTTGTTTATATGAAAGACAGAATTAAGGAGGGCAGGAAACCAAAAACTATTTGGATAAATCCGAAATATGACGCTTCCTCGCATGGCACGGTATTGTTGGATAAAATCCTTAATCGGAGAAAAGCGTTTGATTATCCGAAATCTTTGTATGCTGTATTAGATGCTTTGTCAGTATTGGTTGCCAACAAAAAAGAAGCGATTATTTTGGATTTTTTCGCCGGTTCGGGGACAACTGGCCATGCAGTCTTGGAATTAAATAAAAACGACGGGGGCAAACGGCAATTTATTTTATGCACGGACAACCAAGATAATAACGGTAACGGTACGGGTGGCATTGCAGAAAGTGTATGTTATCCGCGAATAAAGAAAATTATTGAGGGATATAAAGACCCTTTAGGTAATGTCGTTACTGGTCTTGGCGGCAATTTAAGATACTACTCTGGCGAATTAGCAGGAAATATTAAAACCGACAACGATAAAAGGGTTTTGACTTCAAGAAGTACGGAAATGCTTTGTCTTGCCGAAGCGACTTTTGATGAAATAGCAAACAAGAAAGGTTTGTTTGCTATTTACGAAAACCAAAAACAAATGACTGGTATAGTTTTTGATGAGGACGCGATTGATGATTTTAAAAGTGAAGTGAAAAAATATAAAAAAACTTTCGTTATTTATGTTTTTAGCTATGACCACACATACAATGAAGAAGATTTTGAGGATTTGGATAATTTGAAAGTGGTAAAACCGATACCTGAAGTAATATTGAATGTTTATCGTAAAATTTACAAAGAGCTTTATAAACCAAGGAATTTATGA